The segment TAAATTCATTCTAAAAGTCTTAGCAACTCAACCAACTGGTGCGGGAGCAAGCATGTCACCAGGAAGCCAAATCCGAGCACTTACGGCCAAGAAGGCCACTGCAAATAGACCTACAATTAGTATTGGCAAGATTGTTGAACGAAGAAAACTCACAATTGAAATACATTTTCAACCATTTTGCTTCAATCTTAGAAATATCCAAACTTATAATTTAAAAAAAGTTCTTCTAAATAGATTTCTATTGGTAGAAACAAGACAAAAACCACACACTATTAACCCAATCCAACCTCCCCTTTCCTGATGTAGCAAGAAAGACCCTGACGCAAAAAGAGCACCAAAAAGTATTCCAATACTCATAAGAAAGCTTATAAATAAATCTTTTAGAGAATCAACTGGTTCAACATTTAACTTCCTTCGTAAGACCTTCCATCCAGGTCCTGGTGGTTTAACTTGGATTACAAATTTTTCTAAAACCTCATCTGATTCTGGGGGGGTTAACATCATCGTCATTAACCAAATAATTGCTGTAAATCCAGTTGTAAAAAGCAGTTTGACGCCATAGTCTTCTATCCTGAAAATTGGGACTATGGATGTTGTAAGTCCTACAACAAAACCAGATATCATTGCTGCCAATTCGGCTATCGCATTAACCCGCCACCACAACCACCTCAGGACAAGCACAACTCCTGGACCAGTTCCAATAGCTATTACTAAACGAAAAATAGTTCCGATACTGTCACTTATTAAAGCGGTAAGAATGCCTAAAGCAAGCAACATGCAACTAGTTATTTGGCCTAAAAAAAGCAATTCTTTTGGCCGAGCTGATGGTCTTAAAAACCGTTGATAAAGATCATGCGTTAAGTAACTTGCTCCCCAATTAATTGAAGTGCTCACAGTACTCATAAACGCTGCCACCAGTGACACAACTACTATCCCCAATATGGCTGGAGGCAGATATTGAACTGCAAGCGTGGGATAACTCATCTCCCAGTCCTGTTGCGCTGGAAGAAGCACAATCGCACCAAGAGCAACGATAATCCACAACCAACTTCTCACTAGATAATTGACAACTAGAAATACCCATCCTGCAAACTTTGCTTGTTTCTCATCTTTAGTGGCAAGCAATCTTTGAACAAACTCTCCTCCCCCATCACTGCGTCTAAAACTCCACCATTGCAAAGCAATAAATGCTGAAAACGTTGAGACACTCATACCAGCTCCACCAATCCATTCAAAACGGTTTTCTGTCCATCTCCAAGGGAAAATCGAGAGTAGTTCGGGCCTTTCTAAATCTTTAAGTTGAGATAGCATTTGTCCCATCCCTCCTGAAGCATGAATCACTACAAAAGCAAGTGCAAATGCACCTATGAGAGCTAAAATCAAT is part of the Prochlorococcus marinus str. MIT 0919 genome and harbors:
- a CDS encoding sodium:solute symporter family protein, encoding MAFIDWLILFGYLVITLILGVGLSHKNRSDTDYFVAGRSLTGWLAGASMAATTFSIDTPLYVAGVVGTRGLPGNWEWWSFGFAHIAMTIVFAPLWRRTGVMTDAAFTELRYGGSSAACLRAVKAFLLAIPINCIGIGYAFLAIRKVAEALGIVDGHLVFGPISDTLLFLIAVATLLLVYTVVGGLWAVVVNDFIQLILALIGAFALAFVVIHASGGMGQMLSQLKDLERPELLSIFPWRWTENRFEWIGGAGMSVSTFSAFIALQWWSFRRSDGGGEFVQRLLATKDEKQAKFAGWVFLVVNYLVRSWLWIIVALGAIVLLPAQQDWEMSYPTLAVQYLPPAILGIVVVSLVAAFMSTVSTSINWGASYLTHDLYQRFLRPSARPKELLFLGQITSCMLLALGILTALISDSIGTIFRLVIAIGTGPGVVLVLRWLWWRVNAIAELAAMISGFVVGLTTSIVPIFRIEDYGVKLLFTTGFTAIIWLMTMMLTPPESDEVLEKFVIQVKPPGPGWKVLRRKLNVEPVDSLKDLFISFLMSIGILFGALFASGSFLLHQERGGWIGLIVCGFCLVSTNRNLFRRTFFKL